The Enterobacter huaxiensis sequence ACTTCAATTATCTGAAGCAGCTGGCGCACGGTGATTTCGGACCGTCATTCAAATATAAAGACTATTCCGTTAACGACCTGGTAGCATCAAGCTTCCCGGTATCGGCAAAATTAGGTGCTGCTGCATTTATCCTGGCCGTTGTTCTCGGGGTCACAGCGGGCGTTATCGCCGCGCTAAAACAAAATACCAAATGGGATTACGCCGTAATGGGGGTCGCAATGACCGGGGTCGTCATCCCCAGTTTCGTTGTCGCGCCGTTACTGGTCATGATATTTGCCATTACCCTTAAATGGCTGCCCGGAGGCGGCTGGAACGGGGGGGCGCTGAAGTTCATGATTTTGCCGATGGTGGCATTATCACTGGCGTACATTGCCAGCATCGCGCGTATCACCCGTGGTTCGATGATTGAAGTGCTGCACTCTAACTTCATCCGCACCGCGCGCGCAAAAGGGCTGCCGATGCGTCGGATCATTTTCCGCCATGCGCTCAAGCCTGCACTGCTGCCTGTGCTCTCATACATGGGGCCTGCTTTCGTCGGTATTATTACGGGTTCAATGGTTATTGAAACCATCTATGGCCTGCCGGGTATTGGTCAGCTGTTTGTTAACGGTGCGCTTAACCGTGACTATTCGCTGGTGCTGAGCCTCACGATCCTCGTGGGTGCGCTGACTATTCTCTTTAATGCCGTTGTCGATGTGCTGTATGCCGTTATCGACCCGAAAATCCGTTACTAACTGGAGCACGCCATGATGTTGAGTAAGAAAAACAGCGAGGCGCTGGAAAACTTCAGTGAAAAACTGGAAGTAGAAGGTCGCAGCCTCTGGCAGGACGCCCGTCGTCGTTTTATGCATAACCGTGCCGCCGTCGCCAGCCTGGTTGTTCTGGTGATCATTGCACTGTTTGTGACCCTGGCGCCGATGCTGTCACAATTCACCTATTTCGATACCGACTGGGGCATGATGTCCAGCGCGCCAGATATGGAGTCCGGTCACTATTTTGGTACCGATTCCTCGGGACGTGACCTGCTGGTCCGCGTGGCGATTGGTGGCCGTATCTCGTTGATGGTCGGAATTGCCGCCGCGCTGGTGGCCGTGATCCTCGGCACGCTTTACGGCTCGCTTTCCGGCTATTTAGGCGGAAAAGTGGACTCGGTGATGATGCGTCTGCTGGAGATCCTGAACTCCTTCCCGTTCATGTTTTTCGTGATCCTGCTGGTGACCTTCTTTGGTCAGAACATCCTGCTGATCTTCGTGGCCATCGGGATGGTGTCCTGGCTGGATATGGCGCGTATCGTACGTGGCCAGACGCTGAGCCTTAAACGCAAAGAGTTCATCGAAGCCGCACAGGTTGGGGGTGTTTCCACCGGCAATATCGTGGTTCGCCATATTGTCCCTAACGTGCTGGGCGTGGTCGTGGTGTATGCCTCACTGCTGGTACCAAGCATGATCCTGTTTGAATCTTTCCTGAGCTTCTTAGGCCTTGGCACGCAAGAGCCGCTGAGCAGCTGGGGCGCGCTGCTGAGTGATGGCGCAAACTCCATGGAAGTGTCACCGTGGCTGCTGCTATACCCGGCGGGTTTCCTGGTTGTGACCCTGTTTTGTTTCAACTTTATCGGCGATGGCCTGCGTGATGCCCTCGACCCGAAAGACCGTTAAGGAGCGCCGTCATGACAATTATTGAAACGGCCACAGCGCCACAGGCGCAGCAGCAGAGCTCGCTTCTGCTGGACGTTAAAGACCTCCGCGTAACGTTCAAAACGCCAGACGGGGATGTGACCGCCGTTAACGATCTCAATTTTAACCTGCGCGCAGGCGAAACGCTGGGGATCGTAGGGGAATCTGGCTCCGGGAAATCGCAAACGGCGTTCGCGCTGATGGGGCTGCTGGCGTCTAACGGTGTTATCGGAGGGTCTGCGACATTTAACGGTCGTGAAATCCTCAACCTGCCCGAGAACGAGCTGAACAAACTGCGCGCCGAGCAAATCTCGATGATCTTCCAGGATCCGATGACGTCGCTGAACCCGTACATGCGTGTGGGCGAACAGCTGATGGAAGTGCTGATGCTGCATAAAGGGCTGGGCAAGGCTGAAGCCTTTGAAGAGTCCGTTAAAATGCTGGATGCGGTAAAAATGCCGGAAGCGCGTAAGCGCATGCGCATGTATCCGCACGAGTTCTCCGGCGGTATGCGCCAGCGCGTAATGATTGCGATGGCGCTGCTCTGCAGGCCAAAGCTGCTGATTGCTGATGAACCGACGACCGCGCTGGACGTGACGGTCCAGGCGCAGATCATGACGCTGTTGAATGAGCTTAAGCGTGAATTCAATACGGCGATAATCATGATCACCCACGACCTGGGCGTGGTTGCAGGCATCTGTGACAAAGTGCTGGTGATGTATGCCGGACGCACCATGGAATATGGTCAGGCGCGCGATGTGTTCTATCAGCCTGCCCACCCGTATTCCATTGGTCTGCTGAATGCCGTACCGCGTCTGGATGCCGAAGGGGAATCTCTTCTGACGATCCCGGGTAACCCGCCGAACCTGCTGCGTTTGCCAAAAGGCTGTCCGTTCCAGCCACGCTGTCCACATGCGATGGAAATCTGCAATAGCGCTCCGCCGCTGGAGGCGTTTGCACCAGGCCGCCTGCGCGCCTGCTTTAAGCCGTATGAGGAGCTGGTATGAACGCACTCGATCAAAAAAGAAATGTGCTGCTTGAAATCGCCGATCTGAAAGTACATTTCGACATTAAAGACGGCAAACAGTGGTTCTGGCAGCCGGCTAAAACCCTTAAAGCGGTCGATGGCGTCACGCTTCGCCTGTACGAAGGTGAAACCCTGGGCGTAGTAGGCGAGTCTGGCTGCGGTAAGTCGACGTTTGCCCGTGCGATTATCGGCCTGGTGAAAGCGACCGACGGTAAAGTGGCCTGGCTCGGCAAAGACCTGCTGGGTATGAAACAGGACGAATGGCGAGCAGTACGCAGCGATATTCAGATGATTTTCCAGGATCCGCTGGCGTCCCTGAACCCGCGTATGACCATCGGCGAGATTATTGCCGAGCCGCTGCGCACCTATCATCCTAAAATGGCGCGTCAGGAAGTGCGGGACCGCGTAAAGGCAATGATGATGAAAGTGGGGCTTTTACCCAACCTCATCAACCGCTACCCTCACGAGTTCTCCGGCGGCCAGTGCCAGCGTATCGGTATTGCGCGCGCGCTGATCCTGGAGCCGAAGCTGATCATCTGTGATGAACCGGTTTCCGCGCTGGACGTGTCAATTCAGGCGCAGGTGGTCAACCTGCTGCAAAAACTGCAGCGCGAAATGGGGCTGTCGTTAATCTTCATCGCGCACGACCTGGCGGTGGTGAAGCACATCTCTGACCGCGTGCTGGTGATGTACCTTGGCCATGCGGTAGAGCTGGGCACCTACGATGAGGTGTATCACAATCCGCTACATCCTTACACCAAAGCGCTGATGTCTGCGGTTCCGGTCCCGGACCCGGATCTGGAAAAGAATAAAACTATCCAGCTTCTGGAGGGTGAATTGCCTTCGCCGATAAATCCGCCTTCGGGCTGCGTATTCCGCACGCGATGCCCGATGGCCGGGCCAGAATGCGCGCAAACGCGGCCGGTTCTGGAAGGCAGTTTCCGCCATGCGGTTTCCTGCCTGAAAGTAGACCCGTTATAATCGCAAGGGCTGACATGATGTCAGCCCTATTTTTTTGCGAGGTTAAGGTGTCGCGATTGTTTACGTCGGCCCGTCAGCGGCTTTATCACATTTTATTCGATCCAAAAACGGTCTCCGGGCGTCGCTTCGAAGGGGTTTGCGGGTTATTCGCGCTGCTGAGCGTGATTATCATCTTCGTCGAGTCGGGAGCCGGGACGCAGTACCATCTGACGTTTGATGAATGGCACGTCTTTGTCTGGCTGGAGCTGTTTGTCACCCTGGTCTTTACTCTAGAATACGTGCTGAGGGTTGTCAGCTGGCCGAATCCGGCGAAATATGTCTTCAGCTTTTGGGGGCTAATTGATTTAGCCACTATCCTGCCGCTATACGTCATGTGGCTATGGCCGGAAATCAGCCTGAGTTATGTTTTTGCCTGGCGGGCAATGCGCGTTATTCGCGTGCTGCGTATTCTCAAACTGCTGCGATTCATGCCCTCGCTGCGGGTATTCTGGAGCGCTATAGTCAGCGCCCGTCATCAGCTGATCCTTTTCTACTCGTTCATCGCCATTGTGATGGTGGTTTTCGGCGCGCTGATGTACCTGATAGAGGGGCCGAAATACGGTTTTTCAACGCTGAATGCGTCCGTTTACTGGGCCATCGTGACGGTCACGACAGTAGGCTACGGCGATATCACGCCCCATACGCCGCTTGGGCGCATTGTGGCATCGGTATTGATTCTGATTGGTTATTCGGTGATTGCTATCCCTACGGGGTTAATTACTACCCATATGAGCAGTGCCTTTCAGAGCCGAAAGCAGCAGCGTAAATGTCCGAACTGTCGGCAGGGGGAACATGAGCATAGCGCGAGGTTTTGTAACCGCTGCGGAAGTGAATTACCGGATTAAATAAAAAAGGCTGCAAACGCAGCCTTTTTTATTATTCGCGCCAGAGTATATGGCACAGCTTGTGGTCTTTTTCACGACAGAGCAGGACGCGCGCGAATATATCGTTAATTTCGCCGCCGTCTTCATCCGCCAGGCCGATGACAACCTCAGCAAAGAAGTCAGGGTTGAGGTCGAAATCTACATGTTCAGCCCAGTCTTCCGCTGGATCAAACAGCTCGGCGCCGCCGCGCTCTTCAAACTGAAGGTTGAAGAGAATGACGTCTGCGGGATCGAGGTTATCAACCGCCAGTTCGAGAAAAATGTCATAGGCCTGCTCGAGCGTTTCGTCTTCGGTCAGGCGATTGTTCAGATCCATTTCCATGATGACTACCTGTTTAACATCGTTGGGCACGTTTTACAGCAACGGGCTGAAGAAGTAAAACAGTCGTTCGGCAATTCTCTGCCACAGCGGACGTTTCACCCACAGTCTTGCATCCAGCAGACGGGAGCGGGAGATATAGTCGTCCTGAACCGCCGCCAGATCGCCGCCGAAGCCGGCGTCATCGATCACCAGGGTTATTTCAAAGTTCAGCCACAGGCTGCGCATATCCAGGTTAACGGTACCCACCAGGCTCAGTTCACCGTCGACCAGCACGCTCTTAGTGTGCAGCAGGCCACCTTCAAACTGGTAGATTTTCACCCCGGCAGCAAGCAGCTCGCTGAAGAACGCCCGGCTTGCCCACCCCACCAGCAGCGAATCGTTTTTGCGCGGCATAATAATGCTCACATCGACCCCGCGCTGCGCGGCGGTACAGATGGCGTGCAGCAGATCGTCGCTCGGCACGAAGTAGGGCGTTGTCATGATCAGGTACTCACGCGCGGAGTAGGCCGCGGTAAGCAACGCCTGATGGATCAGGTCTTCGGGGAATCCCGGCCCGGAAGCGATAGTGTGAATGGTATGCCCGCTGGCCTCTTCAAACGGCATGATATTGCCGTCGGGCGGCGGAGGCAAAATGCGTTTTCCGGTTTCGATTTCCCAGTCGCAGGAATAAACGATCCCCATTGATGTTGCGACGGGTCCCTCCATGCGCGCCATGAGGTCGATCCACTGTCCGACACCGGAGTCCTGCTTGAAGAAGCGAGGGTCAACCATGTTCATGCTGCCGGTGTAGGCAATATAGTTATCGATCAGGATCATCTTGCGGTGCTGGCGCAGGTCCATACGGCGCAGGAAAACGCGCAGCAGGTTCACCTTTAGCGCCTCGACTACTTCAATCCCGGCATTACGCATCATGCTTGCCCACGGGCTGCGGAAAAACGCAACGCTGCCCGCGGAATCCAGCATCAGGCGGCAATGGATGCCCCGTCGCGCGGCGGCCATCAGCGATTCCGCTACCTGATCCGCCATGCCGCCCGGTTGCCAGATATAAAACACCATCTCGATATTGTGGCGAGCAAGCTGTATATCCCGTATTAGCGCCTGCATAACGTCATCAGAAGAGGTCATTAACTGCAGCTGATTGCCTTTAACGCCCGCAATGCCCTGGCGACGTTCGCAGAGTTTAAATAGCGATGAGGCAACGCTGCTGTTCTCTTCAGCAAAGATGTGCTTGCAGGCTTTGAGATCGTTAAGCCATTTTGCCGTCGAGGGCCACATGGCGCGGGCACGTTCGGCGCGGCGTTTGCCCAGGTGGAGCTCGCCAAACGAGAGATAGGCAATAATGCCCACCAGCGGCAGAATGTAGATAATCAGAAGCCAGGCCATGGCAGAAGGGACGGCCCGGCGCTTCATCAGGATGCGTAACGTCACCCCCGCGATTATTAGCCAGTATCCCAAAATGACCAGCCAACTCACCACGGTGTAGAAGGTTGTCATAGGTAAAAAATCCTTTTGAAAGCGTATTGTTATGAGTGTACGCATCAGGATTCATCTGGCAAATAAAAACGGCAGATAAAACGCTGGTTTGCTGCAGGGTTGGGTTTATAATGACGTTTCTGTTAGAGGAAGAGTTGTAGACATGAAGCGCAGTAGAACAGAAGTAGGGCGCTGGCGCATGTTGCGACAGGTGAGCCGTCGTAAGGCTCGTTGGCTGGAAGCACAATCCCGCCGCAATATGCGTATACACGCCATCAGAAAATGTGGGCTGAGCAGACACCGTAACGCGTTGCTGTTTGCAGTTCAGGATATCTGAGAACCAAGAGGGCACCGTCAAGGTGCCCACTGTTTATACAGGGACTATCAATTTTCGCACTCTTTTCCCGCCTCGTTCCACGCTATAATGTGCTCGCCTTACACCATGAAATTATAAAATGAATCCATATCTCTGGGTATTTATTGTGCTTTTAGCGCTGGACGCGCTCAGGGAAAATTTAGGGCTGTCGTCACTTCTCTCTCTGGCTGAGTCTATTTTTGCCTGGGTGATACAGTCGCTTAACTAAAAGGAACAAGGGATGAAGGGAAAAGCGATCGCTGTAATCCTTGGGATTGCGGTATTAAGTGGCTGTGCCGGTACAAAAACTTCACCAGAAAGGCACGCGTATTATTTTGTCTCGCACAAAACCAGCTTCACTGGCGGTAATTTTACCTCTAGCGTGCCTGAAAATTACCGGCTGAACGTTCCGCAGTTCCGCGAGCTTAATGCACGGGGAAAAGCTGACCGTGCTGAAGGACGCACGCTGGCGGAAGCTAACGAATACGCACAAAGCATTCGTGACCAGCTGAAGGAAAATGCGAAATCTCAGCAGTCCTTCTCAGGCAATGCGAATGATAAATGGTCTTCGGATATGGATATGAAGGATGCCATTCTCTTTGGGAACGAACTAGCCGCGACTTATCTTGACGGCTATAACGGCGTACAATAGCGCGACTGATTTTGGGGATACCGTTTTGCAGCGGTATTCTCGTTGTTTTTTAGCAAAAGGAGGGAGAAGTGTTTACGGAGTTTGGAGTACTGAATTTCTGGACCTATGTCGTCGGCGCGTTTTTCATCGTGCTGGTTCCCGGTCCGAATACCCTGTTTGTGCTGAAAACAGGGATTGGTCATGGGGTTAAAAAAGGTTACCTCGCGGCTACCGGTGTGTTCATCGGCGATGCCGTTCTGATGTTTCTGGCCTGGGCTGGCGTCGCCGCACTGATCCAGACCACACCCGTTCTGTTCAATATTGTTCGCTACCTTGGCGCGTTCTATCTTCTGTGGCTCGGCGGGAAAATGCTGTGGTCGGTAATTACTCATAAGAGCAACGCGCACGAGGGCGGTACCGAACCGGCAAGCATGATCATGAAACGCTCGCTGGTGTTGAGCCTGACGAATCCAAAGGCGATTCTCTTTTACGTTTCGTTCTTCGTGCAGTTTATTGATGTACGCGCGGAAAACACCGGCACCTCATTCCTGATCCTTGCCACCACGCTGGAATTGATTAGCTTTATGTATATGAGCTTCCTGATCTTCTCCGGGGCATTTGTCACTCGTTACCTTAAAACGAAAAAGAAACTGGCAAAGCTGGGGAACGGGCTGATTGGCCTGCTGTTCGTGGGGTTTGCGGCAAGGCTGGCGTCGCTGCATTGATTTTGTTAAAGGCTCCTGAGGGAGCCTTTTTTAATATCAGAACACTTTCTTATAAGGTCGTACCGTTACCTTTGCGTAAACGCCGGCGGCAACATAGGGGTCGGCTTCTGCCCAGGCGTTGGCGGCTTCGAGAGACTCGAACTCGGCAATCACCGTTGATCCTGCAAAACCCGCAGCGCCGGGATCGTTGCTGTCGACGGCAGGCATCGGACCTGCGGTAACCAATCTGCCTTCATCCTGCAAAAGCTGCAGGCGCGCCAGGTGGGCAGGGCGCACGGAGAGACGTTTTTCCAGGGAATCAGCGACATCTTCGGAATAAATCACGTAAAGCACGGTGAAGCTCCTTAACCGTTAAAAGTGTCGTTTACGTTATGTGAAAGCTGAAATGTCTGCAATGTAAAGATAGAAACAATGTTAATACCCTGATCTGGATGCGCCTTTTTTAGCCTCTCTTGCGCTTAAATTGCGTCAGAACAAAGTGTCTTATTGAATATGATTGCTATTTGCATTTAAAATCACAGTTCGGTTTTTTAACGTTGATGATTATGACTTCGATGACCCTGGATTTACCTCGCCGCTTTCCATGGCCGACACTGCTGTCAGTCGTTATTCACGGTGCTGTCGTGGCAGGTCTGCTCTATACTTCGGTTCATCAGGTTATTGAAATGCCAGCGCCCGCGCAGCCAATTTCTGTGACCATGGTATCGCCCGCAGATCTTGAACCGCCGCAGGTTACGCCTCCACCGCCAGAGCCGGTTGCTGAACCCGAGCCAGAGCCAGAACCGATTCCGGAGCCACCTAAAGAAGCCCCGGTAGTGATCCACAAACCGGAGCCGAAGCCAAAACCTAAGCCGAAGCCAAAACCGGTGAAGAAGGTCGAGGAACGCCCGAAACGTGAAGAACGTCCGGTAGAGCCTCGCGCGACGCAGCCTGTCGAGAATGCTGCGCCATCACGTCCGGTAATGAATAATTCTCCGACGGCCGCTAAGCCGACGGTTACGGCTCCTGCCGGTCCGCGCGCTCTGAGTCGTAACCAGCCGCAGTATCCGTCACGAGCCCAGGCACTGCGTATTGAAGGACGAGTACGTGTGAAGTTTGACGTTACGTCGGACGGTCGCGTTGAGAACGTTGAAATTCTGTCTGCCCAGCCTTCTAATATGTTTGAGCGCGACGTGAAATCGGCGATGCGCAAATGGCGTTATGAACCCGGAAAGCCCGGTCGCGGATTGATTGTGAACATTGTCTTCCGCCTGAACGGCGGGGCACAGATGGAATAAAAAAAGCCTCCGAAAGGAGGCTTTTTTTTGCCTGACGATCAGGCTTTAGGGAACTGCCGAGGTTTACCCTCGTTGTCGACCGCCACGTAAATAAACAGCGCTTCTGTAGCTTTGTAACGCTGTCCAATCGGTTCGGATGAAACCTTCTTCACCCACACTTCGATATTGATGGAGATTGACGTGTTGCCGCGTTTAACGCATCGCGCATAGCAGCACACCACATCACCCACGGCCACCGGACGCAGGAAGGTCATACCGTCTACCCGGACCGTCACCACTCTCCCGTGCGCAATCTCTTTTGCCAGGATTGCGCCTCCCATATCCATTTGCGACATTAACCAGCCGCCAAAAATATCGCCGTTGGCATTCGTATCCGCAGGCATTGCCAGCGTGCGTAAAACCAGTTCGCCCTGAGGGGCGTCGTTTATTGTCATTGTTTTTAACTCGTAACTGAAGACTTCAGGCGGGATGCTACTATGAATCGTGGCTATAGAGAATAGGGTATAGCGCCCGCACAGCGGGCGCTTGAGGGTTAGAAGGAAAGGGTTACGCCTGCATAGTATGCGCGGCCGGGTTCGTTGTAGGTCGATGCGCCGTCATTTTCTCGGTAGATCTGCTTATCAAACAGGTTGCTAATCCCGGCGTTCAGGCGCAGTTTTTTAGTGAGCTGATATTGGCTGCCAATCCCGACGATGGAATACGCGCCGATCTCTTTATCTGACATGGCGCCTTTCTCATTGCGAATTTCAGCATTTTCACGCGGCTTCTGGCGTCCGTACATTGTCCAGCTGACGTTCGCTGAAAGCTTGCTGTTAACCTCCCAGTCGAGCATCGTGTTGACGGTATATTTGGGGATAATCGACAGCGGGTTGCCGGTGTCTTTATTTTCAGACTGGATCATATATGTCGCATTGGTACGCCAGGTAAGCGCGTCGCGGATAACCGGTACGGTCAGATTCCCTTCCAGCCCCTCAACCACGGCTTTTCCGCCATTCTCCCACTGGAGAATATTCACGCCGCTGCTCGTCTGGCCCAGTACGTCAGTGCCTGAAACGATCTTGTTCTTGTAATCATTTCGGAACCAGGTGATGCCTGCCTCGTATCCTTCCAGCGCAAAGGCCAGGCCAATCTCTTTGTTAACGCTGATTTCAGGATCCAAATCCGGATTACCTAGCAGGTAACAGCTTCCCTCGCTAACGTTCGTCGGACAGCCGTTGCCGCGGGTCGAAAGTAAATACCCTTCGCTTGACTGGTAAAGGTTAGGCGCTTTAAACACCCGGGCGATGCCCGCCTTAACCTTGAACATTTCGCCGAGATCCTGGGAAACGTTCAGGCTGGGGCTCCAGTTGCTGCCGAATGCGTTGTGATAATCAAAGCGGATCCCGGGAATGAGGTTGGTGCCCTGGCGCGCTTCAATATTGTCCTCAAGATAGATGCCGGTGAGGTCAGCGCTGTTTTTGCTGTTGCGCTCGGACGCCGTGCCTGGAACGCCGTTAATCACTTCCCCGGAGACGTTTGTCGCCTGCATGGAGGCAGGGTCATTAAGCTCATCGCGGTTCCACTCTGCTCCGACCGTCAGAGTCTGTTCAACCAGCCAGAACAGCGGAATGTTCAGCTCTCCGGTTGTACGGTATGACTCGAGCCGGCTGGTGTTGTACTTGTCGCTATTGATCATCCCCTCAACTTTGCCCGTTGAGCCTTCCTCCAGGCGGGTATTATTGGTCTTCTCATAATAGACGCCGACCTTTGACTGGCCCCAGTCCCAGATCCCGTTGTGGGTCAGGCCATAGCTCTGGCGGTACATGCGGTTGGTTTCGTGCCCATACAGGGACGAGACGACGCCATTGGGGCTAAGGTTGCCGTTGCTGTACTGGGTATCGCCTGCATAGATGTTGCCCTGGCGGCTGTAGCCGTAATCAAAATCGATAATCTGCAGCGGTGTGAGTTTCCAGGAGAGCAGGGCGTTGATGTCTTTATTGCGTACGCCTTCGCGCCCGGCGGCATAGGAGCCATTTTGTGCCGTGTTGATATCCTGAGCGTCCGCGTCGGTTTTATTGATGTTCCCGTACAGGCGCATGGTCAGCGCATCGCCTGCTAACGGCCCGTTGATATCAAAATTTGCGCGCCTGGTCGCCCCCTCTTTGTCATTTTCGGGCTGATTGGTGTAAAGGGAGAGCGAGCCGTGCCAGTCTGTGGTCGGGCGTTTAGTAATAATGTTGACGACGCCCCCGGCAGCGCCCGAACCATAGCGGGCGGCTGCAGGCCCACGAAGCACCTCAATGCGCTCGACCATTTCTGGCGGTACCCAGTTCGTATCACC is a genomic window containing:
- the oppB gene encoding oligopeptide ABC transporter permease OppB yields the protein MLKFILRRCLEAIPTLFILITISFFMMRLAPGSPFTGERTLPPEVMANIEAKYHLNDPISTQYFNYLKQLAHGDFGPSFKYKDYSVNDLVASSFPVSAKLGAAAFILAVVLGVTAGVIAALKQNTKWDYAVMGVAMTGVVIPSFVVAPLLVMIFAITLKWLPGGGWNGGALKFMILPMVALSLAYIASIARITRGSMIEVLHSNFIRTARAKGLPMRRIIFRHALKPALLPVLSYMGPAFVGIITGSMVIETIYGLPGIGQLFVNGALNRDYSLVLSLTILVGALTILFNAVVDVLYAVIDPKIRY
- the oppC gene encoding oligopeptide ABC transporter permease OppC; the encoded protein is MMLSKKNSEALENFSEKLEVEGRSLWQDARRRFMHNRAAVASLVVLVIIALFVTLAPMLSQFTYFDTDWGMMSSAPDMESGHYFGTDSSGRDLLVRVAIGGRISLMVGIAAALVAVILGTLYGSLSGYLGGKVDSVMMRLLEILNSFPFMFFVILLVTFFGQNILLIFVAIGMVSWLDMARIVRGQTLSLKRKEFIEAAQVGGVSTGNIVVRHIVPNVLGVVVVYASLLVPSMILFESFLSFLGLGTQEPLSSWGALLSDGANSMEVSPWLLLYPAGFLVVTLFCFNFIGDGLRDALDPKDR
- a CDS encoding ABC transporter ATP-binding protein; translation: MTIIETATAPQAQQQSSLLLDVKDLRVTFKTPDGDVTAVNDLNFNLRAGETLGIVGESGSGKSQTAFALMGLLASNGVIGGSATFNGREILNLPENELNKLRAEQISMIFQDPMTSLNPYMRVGEQLMEVLMLHKGLGKAEAFEESVKMLDAVKMPEARKRMRMYPHEFSGGMRQRVMIAMALLCRPKLLIADEPTTALDVTVQAQIMTLLNELKREFNTAIIMITHDLGVVAGICDKVLVMYAGRTMEYGQARDVFYQPAHPYSIGLLNAVPRLDAEGESLLTIPGNPPNLLRLPKGCPFQPRCPHAMEICNSAPPLEAFAPGRLRACFKPYEELV
- the oppF gene encoding murein tripeptide/oligopeptide ABC transporter ATP-binding protein OppF gives rise to the protein MNALDQKRNVLLEIADLKVHFDIKDGKQWFWQPAKTLKAVDGVTLRLYEGETLGVVGESGCGKSTFARAIIGLVKATDGKVAWLGKDLLGMKQDEWRAVRSDIQMIFQDPLASLNPRMTIGEIIAEPLRTYHPKMARQEVRDRVKAMMMKVGLLPNLINRYPHEFSGGQCQRIGIARALILEPKLIICDEPVSALDVSIQAQVVNLLQKLQREMGLSLIFIAHDLAVVKHISDRVLVMYLGHAVELGTYDEVYHNPLHPYTKALMSAVPVPDPDLEKNKTIQLLEGELPSPINPPSGCVFRTRCPMAGPECAQTRPVLEGSFRHAVSCLKVDPL
- a CDS encoding ion transporter, with the translated sequence MMSALFFCEVKVSRLFTSARQRLYHILFDPKTVSGRRFEGVCGLFALLSVIIIFVESGAGTQYHLTFDEWHVFVWLELFVTLVFTLEYVLRVVSWPNPAKYVFSFWGLIDLATILPLYVMWLWPEISLSYVFAWRAMRVIRVLRILKLLRFMPSLRVFWSAIVSARHQLILFYSFIAIVMVVFGALMYLIEGPKYGFSTLNASVYWAIVTVTTVGYGDITPHTPLGRIVASVLILIGYSVIAIPTGLITTHMSSAFQSRKQQRKCPNCRQGEHEHSARFCNRCGSELPD
- a CDS encoding HI1450 family dsDNA-mimic protein, whose protein sequence is MEMDLNNRLTEDETLEQAYDIFLELAVDNLDPADVILFNLQFEERGGAELFDPAEDWAEHVDFDLNPDFFAEVVIGLADEDGGEINDIFARVLLCREKDHKLCHILWRE
- the cls gene encoding cardiolipin synthase; this encodes MTTFYTVVSWLVILGYWLIIAGVTLRILMKRRAVPSAMAWLLIIYILPLVGIIAYLSFGELHLGKRRAERARAMWPSTAKWLNDLKACKHIFAEENSSVASSLFKLCERRQGIAGVKGNQLQLMTSSDDVMQALIRDIQLARHNIEMVFYIWQPGGMADQVAESLMAAARRGIHCRLMLDSAGSVAFFRSPWASMMRNAGIEVVEALKVNLLRVFLRRMDLRQHRKMILIDNYIAYTGSMNMVDPRFFKQDSGVGQWIDLMARMEGPVATSMGIVYSCDWEIETGKRILPPPPDGNIMPFEEASGHTIHTIASGPGFPEDLIHQALLTAAYSAREYLIMTTPYFVPSDDLLHAICTAAQRGVDVSIIMPRKNDSLLVGWASRAFFSELLAAGVKIYQFEGGLLHTKSVLVDGELSLVGTVNLDMRSLWLNFEITLVIDDAGFGGDLAAVQDDYISRSRLLDARLWVKRPLWQRIAERLFYFFSPLL
- a CDS encoding YciY family protein, whose product is MKRSRTEVGRWRMLRQVSRRKARWLEAQSRRNMRIHAIRKCGLSRHRNALLFAVQDI
- a CDS encoding KPN_01571 family protein; this encodes MNPYLWVFIVLLALDALRENLGLSSLLSLAESIFAWVIQSLN
- a CDS encoding Exc2 family lipoprotein produces the protein MKGKAIAVILGIAVLSGCAGTKTSPERHAYYFVSHKTSFTGGNFTSSVPENYRLNVPQFRELNARGKADRAEGRTLAEANEYAQSIRDQLKENAKSQQSFSGNANDKWSSDMDMKDAILFGNELAATYLDGYNGVQ
- the leuE gene encoding leucine efflux protein LeuE — translated: MFTEFGVLNFWTYVVGAFFIVLVPGPNTLFVLKTGIGHGVKKGYLAATGVFIGDAVLMFLAWAGVAALIQTTPVLFNIVRYLGAFYLLWLGGKMLWSVITHKSNAHEGGTEPASMIMKRSLVLSLTNPKAILFYVSFFVQFIDVRAENTGTSFLILATTLELISFMYMSFLIFSGAFVTRYLKTKKKLAKLGNGLIGLLFVGFAARLASLH
- a CDS encoding YciI family protein; its protein translation is MLYVIYSEDVADSLEKRLSVRPAHLARLQLLQDEGRLVTAGPMPAVDSNDPGAAGFAGSTVIAEFESLEAANAWAEADPYVAAGVYAKVTVRPYKKVF
- the tonB gene encoding TonB system transport protein TonB yields the protein MTLDLPRRFPWPTLLSVVIHGAVVAGLLYTSVHQVIEMPAPAQPISVTMVSPADLEPPQVTPPPPEPVAEPEPEPEPIPEPPKEAPVVIHKPEPKPKPKPKPKPVKKVEERPKREERPVEPRATQPVENAAPSRPVMNNSPTAAKPTVTAPAGPRALSRNQPQYPSRAQALRIEGRVRVKFDVTSDGRVENVEILSAQPSNMFERDVKSAMRKWRYEPGKPGRGLIVNIVFRLNGGAQME
- the yciA gene encoding acyl-CoA thioester hydrolase YciA — encoded protein: MTINDAPQGELVLRTLAMPADTNANGDIFGGWLMSQMDMGGAILAKEIAHGRVVTVRVDGMTFLRPVAVGDVVCCYARCVKRGNTSISINIEVWVKKVSSEPIGQRYKATEALFIYVAVDNEGKPRQFPKA